A single Tenacibaculum sp. Bg11-29 DNA region contains:
- a CDS encoding efflux RND transporter permease subunit: MLNKSIKFLIENKLVSVLLLLLFVGWGTVNAPFNWDIPFLPSNPVAVDAIPDIGENQQIVFTKWDGRSPQDIEDQITYPLTTSLLGIPGVKTIRSSSMFGFSSIYIIFEEDIEFYWSRSRILEKLNSLPSNLLPEGVNPALGPDATGLGQIFWYTLEGRDEKGNVTGGWDLQELRSIQDYYVKYGLSSASGVSEVASIGGYVQEYQVDVNPELMRQYNIGLHQVVKAVKSSNQDIGAQTLEINQAEYLVRGLGYIKSIEDIENAVVTSEDFTAIKIKDIGKVSLGPVARRGLLDKEGAEVVGGVVVARYGANPMKVITNVKTKIEELKGGLPTKVLADGRTSQLTIVPFYDRTELIEETLDTLKEALTLEILITILVIIVMVFNLRASILISGLLPVAVLMVFVTMKLFNVDANIVALSGIAIAIGTMVDVGVILAENMIRHLDDKKLQISEDGTKYTTDEIIYNATAEVSGAILTAVLTTIISFVPVFTMIGAEGKLFRPLAFTKTMALSASLVIALFIIPPFAAYLFRKTTLKNSFKHLINIALISIGIVIIISGHWLGIILIAFGINGLLVVLGKLNKKNSNLINIIVSCIAIIFLLAEYWRPLGFDRSIFINLIFVAIICFGFLGIFSVFRKYYTRILKWALDNKILFLMIPTAVLISGGWILNNTGKEFMPSLNEGSFLLMPTSLPHSGVAENKRVLQQLDMAVATIPEIETVVGKAGRTESALDPAPLSMYENMIQYKSEYMRNSEGKRQRYKINNEGSFELKNGQFIQNPNNSENASFTKLEHNQLIKDNDGEFYRNWRPKINSPNDIWNEIVKVTKLPGVTSAPKLQPIETRLVMLQTGMRAPMGIKVKGQDLKQIEAFGLQLENFLKQAEGVKTEAVFADRIVGKPYLLIDIDREKIARYGISIEDVQNVLKVAIGGMQLTQTVEGRERYGIRVRYPRELRNNPESIKDIYIPVEKGSPVPLNELATIRYEQGPQVIKSEDTFLVGYVLFDKLDGFAEVDVVENAQELFQQKIDSGELTVPKGISYKFTGTYENQLRAEKTLSVVVPLALAIIFLILYFQFKSVTTSLMVFTGITVAFAGGFIMIWLYGQDWFFNFSFLGENMRSLFNMKTINLSVAVWVGFIALFGIATDDGVVMATYLTQTFKREKPSDKKSIRVAALQAAEKRIRPCLMTTVTTILALLPVLTSTGKGSDIMIPMAIPIFGGMVIDITSYFIVPVLYSWREEFKLKKSKK; the protein is encoded by the coding sequence ATGCTAAATAAAAGCATCAAATTTCTAATAGAAAATAAACTTGTATCAGTTTTATTACTCTTACTTTTTGTGGGCTGGGGAACTGTAAATGCTCCTTTTAATTGGGACATTCCGTTTTTACCAAGTAACCCTGTTGCTGTAGATGCCATTCCTGATATTGGCGAAAATCAGCAAATTGTATTTACCAAATGGGATGGTCGTTCTCCACAAGATATTGAAGATCAAATTACGTATCCTTTAACCACTTCCCTATTGGGTATTCCTGGAGTTAAAACAATTCGTAGCTCTTCTATGTTTGGGTTTTCAAGTATCTACATCATTTTTGAAGAAGATATCGAGTTTTACTGGAGCAGAAGTAGAATTTTAGAAAAACTAAACTCATTACCAAGTAATTTATTACCAGAAGGTGTGAATCCTGCTTTAGGACCAGATGCGACTGGTTTAGGTCAAATTTTTTGGTACACACTTGAAGGCCGTGATGAAAAAGGAAATGTTACTGGTGGCTGGGATTTACAAGAATTAAGAAGCATTCAAGATTATTATGTAAAATACGGATTGTCATCTGCAAGTGGTGTTTCTGAAGTTGCCTCAATTGGTGGTTATGTTCAAGAATATCAAGTAGATGTGAATCCTGAATTAATGCGACAATATAATATTGGTTTACATCAAGTTGTAAAAGCTGTTAAAAGTAGTAACCAGGATATTGGTGCGCAAACTTTAGAAATAAATCAAGCTGAATATTTAGTTCGTGGGTTAGGTTATATAAAGTCTATTGAAGATATTGAAAATGCTGTTGTTACTTCCGAAGATTTTACTGCTATCAAAATAAAAGATATTGGTAAAGTTTCTTTAGGTCCAGTAGCAAGAAGAGGATTGTTAGACAAAGAAGGTGCAGAAGTTGTTGGTGGTGTTGTAGTTGCAAGATATGGAGCAAATCCTATGAAAGTAATTACGAATGTAAAAACTAAAATTGAAGAATTAAAAGGAGGATTACCAACTAAAGTTTTAGCTGACGGACGAACATCTCAATTAACAATTGTTCCTTTTTATGATAGAACAGAATTAATTGAAGAAACTTTAGATACACTTAAAGAGGCATTAACATTAGAAATTCTAATTACTATTTTGGTAATTATTGTAATGGTTTTTAATCTTCGAGCTTCAATTTTAATATCTGGCTTATTGCCAGTTGCAGTATTAATGGTTTTTGTTACCATGAAGCTATTTAATGTTGATGCAAATATTGTAGCACTTTCAGGAATTGCAATAGCGATAGGAACGATGGTTGATGTTGGCGTCATACTCGCCGAAAACATGATTCGTCATTTAGATGATAAAAAGTTACAAATTAGTGAAGATGGTACAAAATATACAACAGACGAAATAATTTACAATGCAACTGCAGAAGTTTCTGGAGCAATATTAACAGCCGTTTTAACTACAATTATCAGTTTTGTTCCTGTATTTACAATGATTGGTGCAGAAGGAAAATTGTTTAGACCTTTAGCTTTTACCAAAACAATGGCTTTATCTGCATCTTTGGTAATTGCTTTATTTATAATTCCGCCTTTTGCTGCTTATTTATTCAGAAAAACAACACTTAAAAATTCATTTAAGCATCTTATAAATATCGCTTTAATAAGTATTGGAATAGTAATTATAATCAGTGGTCATTGGTTAGGAATCATTCTAATTGCTTTTGGAATTAATGGTTTATTAGTTGTTTTAGGAAAGTTGAACAAGAAAAATAGCAACCTTATAAACATCATAGTTTCTTGCATTGCTATTATATTTTTACTTGCAGAGTACTGGAGACCATTAGGTTTTGACAGAAGTATATTTATAAACTTAATTTTTGTAGCTATTATTTGTTTTGGTTTTTTAGGAATATTTTCTGTTTTTAGAAAATATTATACGCGAATTCTAAAATGGGCTTTGGATAATAAAATCTTGTTTTTAATGATTCCTACAGCTGTTCTTATTTCTGGAGGTTGGATCTTAAATAATACTGGAAAAGAATTTATGCCATCTTTAAATGAAGGTTCATTCTTATTAATGCCCACTTCATTACCACATTCTGGTGTTGCAGAAAATAAACGGGTTTTACAACAGTTAGATATGGCAGTTGCCACCATTCCTGAAATTGAAACCGTGGTTGGTAAAGCAGGAAGAACCGAATCTGCTTTAGACCCTGCACCTTTATCTATGTATGAAAATATGATTCAGTATAAATCTGAATACATGCGCAATTCAGAAGGAAAAAGGCAACGTTATAAAATAAATAATGAAGGTTCTTTTGAATTAAAAAACGGACAGTTTATTCAAAACCCTAATAATTCTGAAAATGCAAGTTTTACGAAACTTGAACACAATCAACTTATTAAGGATAATGATGGCGAGTTCTATCGTAATTGGAGACCAAAAATAAATAGTCCAAATGATATTTGGAATGAAATTGTAAAAGTTACCAAACTACCAGGTGTTACTTCTGCTCCAAAATTACAGCCTATAGAAACAAGGTTGGTAATGCTACAAACAGGTATGCGTGCGCCAATGGGAATAAAAGTAAAAGGGCAAGATTTAAAGCAAATTGAAGCTTTTGGATTACAACTAGAAAACTTTTTAAAACAAGCAGAAGGTGTTAAAACAGAAGCCGTTTTTGCTGATAGAATTGTAGGGAAACCGTATTTACTGATTGATATTGATAGAGAAAAAATTGCACGTTATGGAATTTCTATTGAAGATGTTCAGAATGTTTTAAAAGTTGCAATTGGTGGAATGCAATTAACACAAACAGTGGAAGGAAGAGAACGTTATGGAATTCGAGTTCGCTACCCAAGAGAATTACGTAACAATCCTGAATCTATAAAAGACATTTATATTCCTGTTGAAAAAGGAAGCCCTGTTCCTTTAAATGAGTTGGCAACAATTAGGTATGAACAAGGCCCACAAGTAATAAAAAGTGAGGATACTTTTTTAGTTGGCTATGTTTTATTTGACAAGTTAGATGGTTTTGCTGAAGTTGATGTGGTAGAAAATGCGCAAGAACTGTTTCAACAAAAAATAGATTCTGGTGAATTAACTGTTCCAAAAGGCATCAGTTATAAATTTACAGGAACTTACGAAAATCAGTTACGAGCAGAGAAAACATTATCAGTTGTAGTTCCATTAGCATTGGCTATTATTTTCTTGATTTTATACTTCCAGTTTAAATCGGTTACCACATCATTAATGGTTTTTACAGGAATTACAGTGGCTTTTGCCGGTGGTTTTATTATGATTTGGTTGTATGGGCAAGATTGGTTTTTCAATTTTAGTTTTTTGGGAGAAAATATGAGATCTCTCTTTAATATGAAAACAATCAATTTAAGTGTGGCAG